Part of the Poecilia reticulata strain Guanapo linkage group LG2, Guppy_female_1.0+MT, whole genome shotgun sequence genome is shown below.
NNNNNNNNNNNNNNNNNNNNNNNNNNNNNNNNNNNNNNNNNNNNNNNNNNNNNNNNNNNNNNNNNNNNNNNNNNNNNNNNNNNNNNNNNNNNNNNNNNNNNNNNNNNNNNNNNNNNNNNNNNNNNNNNNNNNNNNNNNNNNNNNNNNNNNNNNNNNNNNNNNNNNNNNNNNNNNNNNNNNNNNNNNNNNNNNNNNNNNNNNNNNNNNNNNNNNNNNNNNNNNNNNNNNNNNNNNNNNNNNNNNNNNNNNNNNNNNNNNNNNNNNNNNNNNNNNNNNNNNNNNNNNNNNNNNNNNNNNNNNNNNNNNNNNNNNNNNNNNNNNNNNNNNNNNNNNNNNNNNNNNNNNNNNNNNNNNNNNNNNNNNNNNNNNNNNNNNNNNNNNNNNNNNNNNNNNNNNNNNNNNNNNNNNNNNNNNNNNNNNNNNNNNNNNNNNNNNNNNNNNNNNNNNNNNNNNNNNNNNNNNNNNNNNNNNNNNNNNNNNNNNNNNNNNNNNNNNNNNNNNNNNNNNNNNNNNNNNNNNNNNNNNNNNNNNNNNNNNNNNNNNNNNNNNNNNNNNNNNNNNNNNNNNNNNNNNNNNNNNNNNNNNNNNNNNNNNNNNNNNNNNNNNNNNNNNNNNNNNNNNNNNNNNNNNNNNNNNNNNNNNNNNNNNNNNNNNNNNNNNNNNNNNNNNNNNNNNNNNNNNNNNNNNNNNNNNNNNNNNNNNNNNNNNNNNNNNNNNNNNNNNNNNNNNNNNNNNNNNNNNNNNNNNNNNNNNNNNNNNNNNNNNNNNNNNNNNNNNNNNNNNNNNNNNNNNNNNNNNNNNNNNNNNNNNNNNNNNNNNNNNNNNNNNNNNNNNNNNNNNNNNNNNNNNNNNNNNNNNNNNNNNNNNNNNNNNNNNNNNNNNNNNNNNNNNNNNNNNNNNNNNNNNNNNNNNNNNNNNNNNNNNNNNNNNNNNNNNNNNNNNNNNNNNNNNNNNNNNNNNNNNNNNNNNNNNNNNNNNNNNNNNNNNNNNNNNNNNNNNNNNNNNNNNNNNNNNNNNNNNNNNNNNNNNNNNNNNNNNNNNNNNNNNNNNNNNNNNNNNNNNNNNNNNNNNNNNNNNNNNNNNNNNNNNNNNNNNNNNNNNNNNNNNNNNNNNNNNNNNNNNNNNNNNNNNNNNNNNNNNNNNNNNNNNNNNNNNNNNNNNNNNNNNNNNNNNNNNNNNNNNNNNNNNNNNNNNNNNNNNNNNNNNNNNNNNNNNNNNNNNNNNNNNNNNNNNNNNNNNNNNNNNNNNNNNNNNNNNNNNNNNNNNNNNNNNNNNNNNNNNNNNNNNNNNNNNNNNNNNNNNNNNNNNNNNNNNNNNNNNNNNNNNNNNNNNNNNNNNNNNNNNNNNNNNNNNNNNNNNNNNNNNNNNNNNNNNNNNNNNNNNNNNNNNNNNNNNNNNNNNNNNNNNNNNNNNNNNNNNNNNNNNNNNNNNNNNNNNNNNNNNNNNNNNNNNNNNNNNNNNNNNNNNNNNNNNNNNNNNNNNNNNNNNNNNNNNNNNNNNNNNNNNNNNNNNNNNNNNNNNNNNNNNNNNNNNNNNNNNNNNNNNNNNNNNNNNNNNNNNNNNNNNNNNNNNNNNNNNNNNNNNNNNNNNNNNNNNNNNNNNNNNNNNNNNNNNNNNNNNNNNNNNNNNNNNNNNNNNNNNNNNNNNNNNNNNNNNNNNNNNNNNNNNNNNNNNNNNNNNNNNNNNNNNNNNNNNNNNNNNNNNNNNNNNNNNNNNNNNNNNNNNNNNNNNNNNNNNNNNNNNNNNNNNNNNNNNNNNNNNNNNNNNNNNNNNNNNNNNNNNNNNNNNNNNNNNNNNNNNNNNNNNNNNNNNNNNNNNNNNNNNNNNNNNNNNNNNNNNNNNNNNNNNNNNNNNNNNNNNNNNNNNNNNNNNNNNNNNNNNNNNNNNNNNNNNNNNNNNNNNNNNNNNNNNNNNNNNNNNNNNNNNNNNNNNNNNNNNNNNNNNNNNNNNNNNNNNNNNNNNNNNNNNNNNNNNNNNNNNNNNNNNNNNNNNNNNNNNNNNNNNNNNNNNNNNNNNNNNNNNNNNNNNNNNNNNNNNNNNNNNNNNNNNNNNNNNNNNNNNNNNNNNNNNNNNNNNNNNNNNNNNNNNNNNNNNNNNNNNNNNNNNNNNNNNNNNNNNNNNNNNNNNNNNNNNNNNNNNNNNNNNNNNNNNNNNNNNNNNNNNNNNNNNNNNNNNNNNNNNNNNNNNNNNNNNNNNNNNNNNNNNNNNNNNNNNNNNNNNNNNNNNNNNNNNNNNNNNNNNNNNNNNNNNNNNNNNNNNNNNNNNNNNNNNNNNNNNNNNNNNNNNNNNNNNNNNNNNNNNNNNNNNNNNNNNNNNNNNNNNNNNNNNNNNNNNNNNNNNNNNNNNNNNNNNNNNNNNNNNNNNNNNNNNNNNNNNNNNNNNNNNNNNNNNNNNNNNNNNNNNNNNNNNNNNNNNNNNNNNNNNNNNNNNNNNNNNNNNNNNNNNNNNNNNNNNNNNNNNNNNNNNNNNNNNNNNNNNNNNNNNNNNNNNNNNNNNNNNNNNNNNNNNNNNNNNNNNNNNNNNNNNNNNNNNNNNNNNNNNNNNNNNNNNNNNNNNNNNNNNNNNNNNNNNNNNNNNNNNNNNNNNNNNNNNNNNNNNNNNNNNNNNNNNNNNNNNNNNNNNNNNNNNNNNNNNNNNNNNNNNNNNNNNNNNNNNNNNNNNNNNNNNNNNNNNNNNNNNNNNNNNNNNNNNNNNNNNNNNNNNNNNNNNNNNNNNNNNNNNNNNNNNNNNNNNNNNNNNNNNNNNNNNNNNNNNNNNNNNNNNNNNNNNNNNNNNNNNNNNNNNNNNNNNNNNNNNNNNNNNNNNNNNNNNNNNNNNNNNNNNNNNNNNNNNNNNNNNNNNNNNNNNNNNNNNNNNNNNNNNNNNNNNNNNNNNNNNNNNNNNNNNNNNNNNNNNNNNNNNNNNNNNNNNNNNNNNNNNNNNNNNNNNNNNNNNNNNNNNNNNNNNNNNNNNNNNNNNNNNNNNNNNNNNNNNNNNNNNNNNNNNNNNNNNNNNNNNNNNNNNNNNNNNNNNNNNNNNNNNNNNNNNNNNNNNNNNNNNNNNNNNNNNNNNNNNNNNNNNNNNNNNNNNNNNNNNNNNNNNNNNNNNNNNNNNNNNNNNNNNNNNNNNNNNNNNNNNNNNNNNNNNNNNNNNNNNNNNNNNNNNNNNNNNNNNNNNNNNNNNNNNNNNNNNNNNNNNNNNNNNNNNNNNNNNNNNNNNNNNNNNNNNNNNNNNNNNNNNNNNNNNNNNNNNNNNNNNNNNNNNNNNNNNNNNNNNNNNNNNNNNNNNNNNNNNNNNNNNNNNNNNNNNNNNNNNNNNNNNNNNNNNNNNNNNNNNNNNNNNNNNNNNNNNNNNNNNNNNNNNNNNNNNNNNNNNNNNNNNNNNNNNNNNNNNNNNNNNNNNNNNNNNNNNNNNNNNNNNNNNNNNNNNNNNNNNNNNNNNNNNNNNNNNNNNNNNNNNNNNNNNNNNNNNNNNNNNNNNNNNNNNNNNNNNNNNNNNNNNNNNNNNNNNNNNNNNNNNNNNNNNNNNNNNNNNNNNNNNNNNNNNNNNNNNNNNNNNNNNNNNNNNNNNNNNNNNNNNNNNNNNNNNNNNNNNNNNNNNNNNNNNNNNNNNNNNNNNNNNNNNNNNNNNNNNNNNNNNNNNNNNNNNNNNNNNNNNNNNNNNNNNNNNNNNNNNNNNNNNNNNNNNNNNNNNNNNNNNNNNNNNNNNNNNNNNNNNNNNNNNNNNNNNNNNNNNNNNNNNNNNNNNNNNNNNNNNNNNNNNNNNNNNNNNNNNNNNNNNNNNNNNNNNNNNNNNNNNNNNNNNNNNNNNNNNNNNNNNNNNNNNNNNNNNNNNNNNNNNNNNNNNNNNNNNNNNNNNNNNNNNNNNNNNNNNNNNNNNNNNNNNNNNNNNNNNNNNNNNNNNNNNNNNNNNNNNNNNNNNNNNNNNNNNNNNNNNNNNNNNNNNNNNNNNNNNNNNNNNNNNNNNNNNNNNNNNNNNNNNNNNNNNNNNNNNNNNNNNNNNNNNNNNNNNNNNNNNNNNNNNNNNNNNNNNNNNNNNNNNNNNNNNNNNNNNNNNNNNNNNNNNNNNNNNNNNNNNNNNNNNNNNNNNNNNNNNNNNNNNNNNNNNNNNNNNNNNNNNNNNNNNNNNNNNNNNNNNNNNNNNNNNNNNNNNNNNNNNNNNNNNNNNNNNNNNNNNNNNNNNNNNNNNNNNNNNNNNNNNNNNNNNNNNNNNNNNNNNNNNNNNNNNNNNNNNNNNNNNNNNNNNNNNNNNNNNNNNNNNNNNNNNNNNNNNNNNNNNNNNNNNNNNNNNNNNNNNNNNNNNNNNNNNNNNNNNNNNNNNNNNNNNNNNNNNNNNNNNNNNNNNNNNNNNNNNNNNNNNNNNNNNNNNNNNNNNNNNNNNNNNNNNNNNNNNNNNNNNNNNNNNNNNNNNNNNNNNNNNNNNNNNNNNNNNNNNNNNNNNNNNNNNNNNNNNNNNNNNNNNNNNNNNNNNNNNNNNNNNNNNNNNNNNNNNNNNNNNNNNNNNNNNNNNNNNNNNNNNNNNNNNNNNNNNNNNNNNNNNNNNNNNNNNNNNNNNNNNNNNNNNNNNNNNNNNNNNNNNNNNNNNNNNNNNNNNNNNNNNNNNNNNNNNNNNNNNNNNNNNNNNNNNNNNNNNNNNNNNNNNNNNNNNNNNNNNNNNNNNNNNNNNNNNNNNNNNNNNNNNNNNNNNNNNNNNNNNNNNNNNNNNNNNNNNNNNNNNNNNNNNNNNNNNNNNNNNNNNNNNNNNNNNNtcttcccttccttccttccttccttccttccttccttccttccttccttccttccttccttccttgtgttttttcttttatccctAATTGtatccatttttctttatttctttccttgTGTGCATCCTCCcttcattctttattttattgcatcatTTCTCCCTTTTCCATTTTGTCCTTCTATCCTCTCTACTTTGCATCCTTCCTTTTGCCATTCCTCCCTTCATTATATAGCTTTACTTatattcttcttttcttgtttccttcctCCCTTTTTTGTATCTCTCTTCCCTTTTTTCATGTGtccttcctttttcacaaatctTCACTTGTGTTCAAGGattcaatgatttttttatgatcatACCAGCTTTGCTTGTCTGTGATTCAGACTCCCAGGTCCATTCTTCCTTGTATCctttctcactttctttctttctttcttccttccttcctacTGCTCCTTCCCCCTGAGTCGTGGTTCTGCTATCTCTTCAAGTGTTCAGCAAACCGCAGCAGCTCATCTAACTCCACTTTTAGACTGCAGCATTAATCAACATGGATATTTCCATCATCTGCCCTTAACTTCAGATGTCACTCCTTCGTCCCCTCAGCGTTGTGTCCCTTTAGCCCGGTACCGTGTGAGCAGCCTGTTTACTCTCTGTGTCCGCTGTCCTGCATGTTGTTGCTGCAGTGTTCCTGCGGAGCCACAAGAGCATGGAGTCCGTGGACCCCCAGTTCACCATgaggaggaagatggagcaGCTGAGGGAGGAGCTGGAGCTCATGGAGCAGCTGAGAGACGTGAGACAACTCTGAGCTCACCTCAGTGGGACGAACCTCACATAGCAAAAGGACATGCAGAGGACAAAAGGCTACATTTGTTAGCCCACATGACAGGAGCGCCGTTTCTATTACAAACGTGTGctaaactttgtcaatattcctggtaattaaaaaataaaaaataaaacacacacaactttCCAATTGAGGTGTTTCTATTAAAGAATCTCAATTAAAACTATGTGCATCAGTTTGTTGTCATGTTTCCATCCTCTGAAGGTCGGCTGGAAATGACCCCCAGGCTACAACTTTAGGCACCCCTGTACTAGTTTGTGAAATTAGactgatcttaaaaaaaaaaaagcagtgaagCAGCTCTTGAATGTTATAAAACAGTTGGAAATATCTAGAAATGTAAGTCTGGAAAGGACTGAAAGGTTAAAATAAGCAAACGTGTATGAACCTTGACCTTTCCCAGCTCCATCCTTCCAACCTgcctcctccttcttcctcaGATCATCGAGAGCCGACTGAAGGTGGTCCTCCCTGAAGACCTGGGCTCGTCTCTGATGGACGGCGTCGTCCTCTGCCACCTGGCCAATCACATTCGCCCGCGCTCTGTCGCCAGCATCCATGTCCCCTCGCCCGCCGTGGTCCGTATTTCACCGCCGGGGCATTTAAATCTGCCGGCCGCCAAGCCGAGCTTAACGGCGGCGTCTCACCCGGATTGTTGTCACTTGTCGTTCCAGCCCAAGCTCAGCATGGCCAAGTGCCGGCGGAACGTGGAGAACTTCCTGGACGCCTGCAGGAAAATAGGCGTGCCGCAGGTAAGACGGGCTTTTCTGTGAAGAGGTTCTCTGTGAGCTGGGGACGGATTTCATGTTTCCATCCAAAACGTTGTGAAGGGAAGGTTTGTTGTTTAGAGAGGCACCGATCCCAGATTAATATCTGAAACAGTTCTGGATCAAGTATTATATTTTGTGAACCTTTGAAAGAAGggttgttgcagtttatttttccacGTTTGACCAAAGTAGTCAACCTATTGGTTTTGTCAGTATCAGTTTCTTGATTATTAGCTATTTTAAATTGGCTTTTATACTCATAATTGCACAGACTGAACAAAAGTTGTGTCTCTGTTTGACCAGGCTTGTGAAGCCATTGGTGTGTTGAAGTATGCTggactggtgcagagttatcaaataaatgtgtaatcCAGTACATTTATGTCCATGYttttttaaaaaagaaacgttttaagtcaattcaaaACCTCAGGTATCGgtatcagaaatgaaaaaagtggatcggtgcatcgcTAATTCTGTTGGTTTGGAGCAGGACATGAAAACATCCTCAGTTCAACAGACTAACTCCCTAAGGCAACTTGTTTTATtgagatataaaataaaacataaaggtGTCCTGCAAAAGAGATCTTGCTTGAAAGAAAAGTAACAGAcgcattttccatttaaaatgcaacacatttgaTAGMTTTATCATCCAAATGAGGAGTTTTGCAGGATACTGAACCAGAAGTGGGACTAAGGCTGATGGTTCCTCGTATGTAGAAGCAGCATTTCCTCTCCTGCAATAAAAACTCTCACGATTTGTGCATCAATGCCAATGATTTTCTCCAGAATACATGTTTCTGTAATGAGATAAAAACCTGGGAACCCACTCAGCCGTCTCTCAGCTCTGGTTCCTCCCCACCCTCTCCCATTTTCCTCCTTTGTCCCGATCGCTTCAAATCGAGTCATTTAACATTAACGTGTGACGCTGACATCATCACCGCTATCATCACTGCCTTCAGCTTCTAGCTTCCTCCATCTTGACAGGATTTGACCCAAACAGTAGTCAACCTGTGCTGACTGTGACATTTGGGTTCGGCTTTACTGTGAGTCTCAGTGtaaatgtctgtgtgtgtgtgggtgtgtg
Proteins encoded:
- the LOC103481487 gene encoding leucine-rich repeat and calponin homology domain-containing protein 1-like isoform X2; translation: MNLLCSSLAPLSLHTVLPSLPVITSHFVVVAPPSLPCSPPPSCLDPSLLSQASPLHRRHGDGGMLSPVFLRSHKSMESVDPQFTMRRKMEQLREELELMEQLRDIIESRLKVVLPEDLGSSLMDGVVLCHLANHIRPRSVASIHVPSPAVPKLSMAKCRRNVENFLDACRKIGVPQDKLCLPHHILEEKGLVKVCVMVQALVDEASSKPPLLV